A single window of Collinsella aerofaciens DNA harbors:
- a CDS encoding serine/threonine-protein kinase, whose translation MPLFSQHTARFSPDVPLEGTSSRELLKRFQPLETLATGGFGSIEICRDTHLRRRVAIKRIPLTSGAGMPASDIMDVLREAHTAAMLQHPNIVQVIDFTHDTAYAYLVMEYVDGMSLAEFLHRVDGHSLTFDEAAAIADTLGQALTFAHSNGVLHLDIKPANVLIDHSGNVKLTDFGMARLSSAGGFGGSRGGTIGYMPPEQLDIETGTVDERADVFALACVIYEGLCGSAPFMAATPGDSLGRIIGGATYPSELIPHFPPGAEAALMSALSPMPQDRPNSIEAFCDQLLDDLGSVREGRRSLEQMVGELSDDERAADDIESLPYEDDTIEVDPALGWAGTRWSHARDYTMRAISALTCGAFSFLIMQTAGVAALPGLIAAAIAIGAAAGLAPQIGSAISAVGFLVLMANATMQTQGILSMLPVAVLFAATMSGWWIAWGRTEAAASAALTCAVALGCLTGDVLLAAGVAAGIAAFWLGPASAAAATGMGALFGRLATVALSAGGALGLGNVAAALGDMLFWAAVVLVAATAALTSLLLNAHAKRAEQGSNLAAIAAIAGCGIGTAASLCLAHHMEIASLAGAVVVKAAVAGTLSSIIVGICLYLLGYQRTYTESDLS comes from the coding sequence ATGCCGCTTTTCTCGCAACATACCGCCCGGTTCTCGCCGGACGTTCCCTTGGAGGGCACCAGCTCTCGCGAGCTGCTCAAGCGGTTCCAGCCGCTCGAGACGCTTGCAACCGGCGGTTTTGGCTCCATCGAGATTTGCCGCGACACGCACCTGCGCCGTCGCGTCGCCATTAAGCGTATCCCCCTCACAAGCGGTGCCGGCATGCCCGCCAGCGACATCATGGATGTCCTGCGCGAGGCACACACCGCCGCCATGCTTCAACATCCCAATATCGTGCAGGTTATCGACTTTACGCACGATACCGCCTATGCCTACCTGGTCATGGAGTATGTCGACGGCATGTCCCTAGCCGAGTTTTTGCATCGTGTGGACGGCCATTCGCTCACCTTTGACGAGGCCGCGGCAATTGCCGACACGCTGGGCCAGGCACTCACTTTCGCCCATAGCAACGGCGTGCTCCACCTGGACATTAAGCCCGCCAACGTGCTCATCGACCACTCGGGCAATGTAAAGCTCACCGACTTTGGCATGGCGCGGCTGTCGTCTGCCGGCGGCTTTGGCGGCTCGCGCGGCGGCACCATCGGCTACATGCCACCCGAGCAGCTCGACATCGAAACTGGCACGGTTGACGAGCGCGCCGATGTCTTTGCCCTCGCCTGTGTGATCTACGAGGGCCTGTGCGGCAGCGCTCCCTTTATGGCCGCCACGCCCGGCGACTCGCTCGGCCGTATCATCGGCGGTGCCACCTATCCCAGCGAGCTCATCCCGCACTTTCCCCCGGGAGCCGAGGCTGCGCTCATGAGCGCCCTCTCCCCCATGCCGCAAGACCGCCCCAACAGCATTGAGGCATTTTGCGACCAGCTGCTCGACGACTTGGGCAGCGTGCGCGAGGGCCGTCGCAGCCTGGAGCAGATGGTGGGCGAGCTGTCGGATGACGAGCGCGCGGCAGACGATATCGAATCGCTACCCTATGAGGACGACACCATCGAGGTCGACCCCGCACTCGGCTGGGCCGGCACGCGCTGGAGCCACGCACGCGATTACACCATGCGCGCCATCTCGGCGCTAACGTGTGGTGCCTTTAGCTTTTTGATCATGCAGACGGCTGGCGTCGCGGCGCTTCCCGGACTTATTGCCGCGGCCATCGCGATTGGGGCGGCCGCCGGCCTGGCCCCGCAGATTGGCTCGGCCATCTCGGCCGTGGGCTTTTTGGTACTTATGGCCAACGCCACCATGCAGACGCAGGGCATCCTGTCGATGCTACCCGTCGCGGTGCTCTTTGCCGCCACCATGTCCGGTTGGTGGATCGCCTGGGGACGCACCGAGGCGGCCGCGAGCGCGGCGCTCACCTGCGCGGTGGCACTTGGCTGTCTAACGGGCGACGTCCTCCTTGCCGCCGGGGTCGCCGCCGGCATCGCGGCCTTTTGGCTCGGCCCGGCAAGCGCCGCGGCCGCCACGGGGATGGGCGCGCTTTTTGGCCGCCTGGCTACGGTTGCGCTTTCCGCCGGAGGCGCGCTGGGGCTCGGCAATGTTGCCGCGGCGCTGGGAGACATGCTCTTCTGGGCTGCCGTTGTGCTTGTCGCGGCGACAGCTGCACTGACATCTCTGCTGCTCAACGCCCATGCCAAGCGTGCCGAGCAGGGCTCGAACCTGGCTGCAATCGCTGCCATCGCCGGCTGCGGAATAGGCACCGCGGCGTCGCTCTGTCTTGCACACCATATGGAAATTGCCAGCCTTGCGGGCGCGGTCGTCGTCAAGGCGGCGGTTGCGGGAACCCTATCCTCTATAATCGTTGGGATATGCCTATATTTGCTCGGATACCAAAGAACCTATACGGAGAGTGATCTTTCGTGA
- a CDS encoding FHA domain-containing protein, whose translation MNIDIVLFAGRIVLVALLYIFLFAVMKTGVGLVRGQRRDSAIWTIDVDKGPRGIRGIHVDMLGPVIVGRSPSSDICINEPFVSASHARFSLQGPALIIEDLNSLNGTLVNGRQLVEPATLREGDEVQIGDVVMKVNRR comes from the coding sequence ATGAACATCGATATCGTCCTTTTTGCAGGCCGCATCGTCCTGGTCGCCCTGCTCTACATCTTCCTGTTCGCCGTCATGAAAACCGGCGTGGGACTCGTACGCGGCCAGCGCCGCGACTCCGCTATCTGGACGATCGATGTGGACAAGGGTCCGCGCGGCATCCGTGGCATCCATGTAGACATGCTCGGCCCCGTCATCGTGGGCCGCTCGCCGTCCTCGGACATCTGCATCAACGAACCGTTTGTCTCGGCCTCGCACGCACGCTTTTCGCTGCAGGGCCCGGCACTCATCATCGAAGACCTCAACTCGCTGAACGGCACGCTCGTTAACGGGCGTCAGCTGGTGGAGCCCGCAACGCTGCGCGAGGGTGATGAGGTCCAGATTGGCGACGTGGTCATGAAGGTGAACCGTCGATGA
- a CDS encoding Stp1/IreP family PP2C-type Ser/Thr phosphatase produces MIDEENKSATMPETPTAPAAAPAHAAPARPATVEPEDTVFSLPLSHVTQEYPALVDDEDADTEQLDAPIGAHAAEQSAEPEATPAPAHFAEPVAEAINESAAVFAAPEPAAPVFPVAPASEAAPASATPAEVEQPVAAPATAPEPSAQPQSTPAPSHFATPEPTAVEPQQDGNPADRVTEDLNLPDVSDVESGNDADTVSPGDTAEIDVAAVEAKLKDPGSTMSFEPLTDERIETDSTYDAGTTTQLMWGARSDVGCVRPHNEDSYLVQSPLFCVCDGMGGHAAGEVASSIAVETIAKTAPQSADAARLAAAVEAANAAVIEAALNGLGKPGMGCTATCAYIENDTLAIAHVGDSRAYLLHEGTLIRVTRDHSYVEELVDAGEITADEARVHPNRSVITRALGSDPAMYADHFTLHIEEGDRLILCSDGLSSMIPDSDIENIATQSSSAQICVDNLVDAALAAGGHDNVTVVVVDLVDDGVMREAKRVRRRNVTIASILALVFVLVAGIWAYTGVTGSYYLGTYHGNVAVWRGLPGKTLGVELHWLESETSIKLSDLPEDTQNRLKAGIPQTSVDDAQDTISKYRHQIDEEQTRQVIDAQTIRDNTDQESTSESDSEKTAEQSAEAEASDKN; encoded by the coding sequence ATGATCGACGAGGAGAACAAGTCCGCAACCATGCCCGAGACGCCGACTGCCCCCGCAGCTGCGCCGGCTCATGCCGCTCCGGCGCGCCCTGCGACCGTGGAGCCCGAGGACACCGTGTTCTCCCTGCCTCTTTCGCATGTAACTCAAGAATATCCGGCACTCGTCGATGACGAGGACGCCGACACCGAGCAGCTCGATGCCCCCATCGGCGCGCACGCTGCCGAGCAGTCCGCGGAACCGGAGGCAACGCCCGCACCGGCTCACTTTGCCGAGCCCGTCGCCGAGGCGATTAACGAGAGCGCTGCCGTGTTTGCAGCCCCCGAGCCTGCCGCGCCGGTATTCCCCGTCGCCCCGGCAAGCGAGGCGGCACCCGCATCCGCAACGCCTGCCGAAGTCGAGCAGCCCGTTGCCGCGCCCGCCACAGCTCCCGAGCCCTCCGCTCAACCCCAGAGCACGCCCGCGCCGTCGCACTTTGCGACGCCCGAGCCGACGGCTGTCGAGCCGCAGCAGGACGGCAATCCCGCCGACCGCGTAACCGAAGATCTCAACCTTCCGGACGTCTCCGACGTCGAGTCGGGCAACGATGCTGACACCGTCTCCCCCGGCGACACCGCCGAGATCGATGTCGCGGCCGTGGAGGCAAAGCTCAAAGATCCCGGCTCGACCATGAGCTTTGAGCCGCTGACCGACGAGCGCATCGAGACCGACTCGACCTACGACGCCGGCACCACCACGCAGCTTATGTGGGGCGCCCGCTCCGACGTCGGATGCGTACGCCCGCACAATGAGGACTCCTATCTGGTGCAGTCGCCGCTCTTTTGCGTGTGCGACGGCATGGGAGGACACGCCGCCGGCGAGGTGGCATCCTCCATCGCCGTCGAGACCATCGCCAAGACGGCGCCGCAGTCCGCCGACGCCGCGCGCCTGGCCGCAGCCGTTGAGGCCGCCAACGCCGCCGTGATCGAGGCCGCCCTCAACGGCCTGGGCAAACCCGGCATGGGGTGCACGGCCACCTGTGCCTACATCGAAAACGACACGCTCGCCATCGCCCACGTGGGCGACTCGCGCGCCTACCTGCTCCACGAGGGTACGCTCATCCGCGTGACCCGCGACCACTCCTACGTGGAGGAGCTCGTGGATGCCGGCGAGATTACGGCCGACGAGGCCCGCGTCCACCCCAACCGCTCGGTCATCACCCGCGCGCTGGGCTCGGATCCCGCCATGTATGCCGACCACTTTACCCTGCACATCGAGGAAGGCGACCGCCTGATTCTGTGCTCCGACGGTCTTTCGAGCATGATTCCCGATAGCGATATCGAGAACATCGCCACGCAGTCTTCGAGCGCACAGATCTGTGTCGACAACTTGGTGGACGCGGCGCTCGCCGCCGGCGGCCACGACAACGTGACCGTGGTGGTCGTCGATCTGGTCGACGACGGCGTCATGCGCGAGGCAAAACGCGTCCGACGCCGCAATGTCACCATCGCCTCCATCTTGGCCCTTGTCTTTGTGCTGGTAGCAGGCATCTGGGCATACACGGGCGTCACCGGCTCCTATTACTTGGGAACCTACCACGGCAATGTCGCCGTCTGGCGCGGCCTACCCGGCAAGACGCTCGGGGTCGAGCTCCACTGGCTCGAGAGCGAAACCAGCATCAAGCTGTCCGACCTGCCCGAAGACACGCAAAACCGCCTGAAGGCAGGCATTCCACAAACGAGCGTCGACGATGCGCAGGACACCATTTCCAAGTACCGCCATCAGATTGACGAGGAGCAGACCCGTCAGGTGATTGACGCGCAAACGATTCGCGACAACACCGATCAGGAATCCACATCCGAGTCAGATTCCGAGAAAACCGCCGAACAGTCAGCCGAGGCCGAAGCCTCCGATAAGAATTAG
- a CDS encoding FhaA domain-containing protein gives MNFLNIFEDHVAGIFGATRAPFSFKKLAKQAARDMEDQTLVINGVNTAPALYTILIAADDDPMLAPFYPELSREVREFVKAQAEKRRYVFVGEPLVRFMIDPQLRAGKFSVFAENVDAPTLGRLYEEERAYQNGLGQNNSAASRAASAPRAGKQQFAAPQQQHPAAMPQQPSPRAAAPDPLAVADPFAPSVPDPAAAPIPVPQTVSRDALAGMGGAAATGAAVGLGAAAGIASNMASTRAPQRPLAQLVDVVSGESHSITSAQVTIGRERSVSDIALRDPNVSRRHAQLTFTGSDWSIEDLNSTNGTLVNNRRITRCPLRNGDLLTFGLSTFEFRG, from the coding sequence GTGAACTTCCTGAACATCTTCGAGGACCACGTGGCCGGCATCTTCGGTGCCACCCGTGCCCCGTTCTCCTTTAAGAAGCTTGCCAAGCAGGCCGCTCGCGACATGGAGGATCAGACTCTGGTGATCAACGGCGTCAACACCGCGCCGGCACTCTATACCATCCTGATCGCCGCCGACGACGATCCCATGCTCGCCCCGTTCTACCCCGAGCTTTCGCGCGAAGTCCGCGAGTTTGTGAAGGCACAGGCCGAAAAGCGCCGCTATGTGTTTGTCGGCGAACCCCTCGTTCGCTTTATGATCGACCCGCAGCTGCGTGCCGGTAAGTTCTCGGTCTTTGCCGAGAACGTCGACGCCCCCACGCTCGGTCGTTTGTACGAGGAAGAACGCGCTTACCAGAATGGCCTGGGCCAGAACAACTCGGCCGCAAGCCGCGCCGCCAGCGCTCCCCGCGCCGGCAAGCAGCAATTCGCCGCTCCGCAGCAACAGCACCCCGCCGCCATGCCCCAGCAGCCGTCGCCCCGTGCCGCCGCTCCCGACCCGCTCGCCGTGGCCGATCCCTTTGCGCCCAGCGTCCCCGACCCCGCCGCCGCGCCCATCCCCGTGCCGCAGACCGTCTCTCGTGACGCCCTCGCCGGCATGGGCGGAGCCGCCGCGACCGGCGCCGCCGTGGGCCTTGGCGCCGCGGCCGGTATTGCCTCCAACATGGCGAGCACCCGCGCCCCGCAGCGCCCGCTCGCCCAGCTCGTCGACGTCGTGAGCGGCGAGAGCCACAGCATCACTTCCGCGCAGGTGACCATCGGTCGCGAGCGTTCGGTTTCGGACATCGCCCTGCGCGACCCCAACGTGTCGCGTCGTCACGCCCAACTCACCTTTACCGGTTCGGACTGGTCGATCGAGGACCTCAATTCCACCAACGGCACGCTCGTCAACAACCGCCGCATCACGCGCTGCCCGCTGCGCAACGGCGACCTGCTGACGTTTGGCCTGAGCACCTTTGAATTTAGGGGATAG
- the dnaX gene encoding DNA polymerase III subunit gamma/tau translates to MESLYRKYRPLTFDSVVGQQHIVSTLEHAITEGRLSHAYLFCGPRGTGKTTMARILAKALLCRNAEAARAEGASGCMPDGTCEECELIAEGNHPDVYELDAASRTGVDNVREEIINSVNFAPVRGKYKIYIIDEVHMLTTAAFNALLKTLEEPPAHVIFVLCTTDPQKILETILSRCQRFDFHRIGNEDIEHRLSYVCEQEGFDYDDEALAIVARHAKGGMRDALSTLEQLSVFGNGAVHADDARSLLGEVSDQILGEFARAIADRDVAELYGLIRAQVEEGNDLLELTRDLVAHVRDVYVACVARARAELFEGGSEQAEALAAEAAAFGEHPADRLARVLTVLDDAALEMRGASDVRLVLEIACTRLARPEADLTIEALAERVARLEAMVANAAVPASVAAAQAAAPAASVPAAAQQPTLISGARAAAPAASAAPAATSARQGGMPWDRGAAAPTAQPAPRSASVSASKPAAPAPQPAPAPTPQPVAAPAPATAPAPKPQSNNAAQVAAAGAAETPAVEDAGELQRKWAEVVERVKARQASYAGLLLNARATADDGSKLTVSFPAGSTFAIKMLGRADTQSVVLPTVCAVFGRRTVDYVLDGGGTPAPQHEEHSPSARAAVSADPQPVSSVPPASSSASATQPKAAPVAAPTPSAPEPAAPKPAAPIPAPKSAAAPAPKSSDLAKAPWLRSDNPAGAPATGKLPTEPAPRAPERASVPMAQPPAQAAPWESEQVPYDDAMVGGFAADAGGDDLPPFDVPGAASATKAAAVAPAASANDDVPAAPWESNPGAGSPFGHQGAAPSIPQTEDEAKALIRSVFGQATIFKPVE, encoded by the coding sequence ATGGAATCGTTGTACCGAAAGTATCGCCCGCTCACCTTCGACTCCGTGGTGGGCCAGCAGCATATCGTCTCGACGCTCGAGCACGCCATCACCGAGGGGCGCCTGTCCCACGCGTACCTGTTTTGCGGTCCGCGCGGCACGGGCAAGACCACCATGGCGCGTATTCTTGCCAAGGCGCTGCTCTGCCGCAATGCCGAGGCGGCGCGCGCCGAGGGTGCGAGCGGCTGCATGCCCGACGGCACCTGTGAGGAATGCGAGCTCATCGCCGAGGGCAACCACCCAGACGTCTACGAGCTCGATGCCGCAAGCCGCACCGGCGTAGACAACGTGCGCGAGGAGATCATCAACTCCGTCAACTTTGCCCCGGTGCGTGGCAAGTACAAGATCTATATCATCGACGAGGTCCACATGCTCACGACGGCGGCGTTTAACGCGCTGCTCAAGACGCTCGAGGAGCCGCCGGCGCACGTGATCTTTGTGCTGTGCACCACCGACCCGCAAAAGATTCTGGAGACCATCCTCTCGCGCTGCCAGCGCTTCGATTTCCACCGCATCGGTAACGAGGATATCGAGCATCGCCTGTCCTACGTGTGCGAGCAGGAGGGCTTCGATTACGACGACGAGGCGCTCGCCATCGTGGCGCGCCATGCCAAGGGCGGCATGCGCGACGCGCTTTCCACGCTGGAGCAGCTGAGCGTTTTTGGCAACGGAGCCGTGCATGCGGACGATGCCCGCTCGCTTTTGGGCGAGGTTTCGGACCAGATTCTGGGCGAGTTTGCGCGCGCCATTGCCGATCGTGATGTCGCCGAGCTCTATGGGCTGATTCGCGCGCAGGTCGAGGAAGGTAACGATCTGCTGGAACTGACGCGCGACCTGGTGGCGCACGTGCGCGACGTGTATGTTGCCTGCGTTGCCCGTGCCCGTGCCGAGTTGTTTGAGGGCGGCTCCGAGCAGGCCGAGGCGCTTGCTGCCGAGGCCGCTGCCTTTGGCGAGCATCCTGCCGACCGCCTGGCTCGTGTGCTGACAGTGCTCGACGATGCCGCACTGGAGATGAGGGGCGCGAGCGACGTGCGCCTGGTGCTCGAGATTGCCTGCACGCGTCTGGCGCGTCCCGAGGCTGATTTAACGATTGAGGCATTGGCCGAGCGCGTGGCACGCCTGGAGGCCATGGTTGCCAACGCCGCCGTGCCGGCGAGCGTGGCTGCTGCTCAGGCCGCCGCGCCTGCAGCATCCGTACCCGCTGCTGCCCAACAGCCGACGCTCATTTCGGGCGCCCGCGCTGCCGCCCCGGCGGCATCCGCTGCCCCCGCTGCTACGTCCGCGCGCCAGGGCGGTATGCCTTGGGACCGTGGTGCTGCCGCTCCGACGGCTCAGCCTGCGCCCCGTTCTGCGTCCGTGTCAGCTTCCAAGCCTGCAGCGCCTGCACCTCAGCCTGCGCCGGCTCCGACGCCTCAGCCCGTTGCGGCCCCCGCGCCTGCCACCGCTCCGGCACCTAAGCCCCAGTCCAACAACGCCGCCCAGGTTGCCGCCGCCGGTGCCGCCGAGACGCCCGCGGTCGAGGATGCCGGAGAGCTGCAGCGCAAATGGGCCGAGGTTGTCGAGCGTGTCAAGGCGCGTCAGGCTTCCTACGCAGGGCTTTTGCTCAACGCCCGCGCCACGGCCGACGACGGCTCCAAGCTCACGGTCTCGTTCCCCGCGGGTTCGACTTTTGCCATCAAGATGCTCGGTCGCGCCGATACGCAGTCGGTGGTCCTGCCGACGGTCTGCGCGGTCTTCGGTCGTCGTACCGTCGACTATGTCCTGGATGGGGGTGGCACGCCGGCTCCTCAACATGAGGAGCATTCTCCATCTGCACGGGCTGCGGTATCTGCGGACCCGCAACCCGTGTCCTCGGTGCCCCCTGCATCCTCGAGCGCCAGCGCGACGCAGCCAAAAGCGGCGCCGGTAGCGGCACCGACCCCGTCGGCGCCTGAACCCGCTGCGCCCAAACCGGCTGCTCCGATCCCCGCGCCCAAGTCCGCTGCCGCGCCTGCGCCCAAGTCATCCGACCTGGCCAAGGCCCCTTGGCTGCGCTCCGACAACCCTGCCGGTGCTCCTGCCACGGGCAAGCTCCCGACCGAGCCCGCGCCCCGAGCGCCCGAGCGCGCGTCCGTCCCCATGGCTCAGCCGCCTGCGCAGGCTGCGCCATGGGAATCCGAGCAGGTGCCCTACGACGATGCTATGGTCGGTGGTTTTGCTGCCGATGCCGGCGGGGACGATCTGCCCCCGTTCGACGTGCCGGGTGCGGCGTCCGCGACCAAGGCCGCTGCTGTGGCACCCGCAGCCTCTGCAAACGACGACGTCCCCGCCGCTCCCTGGGAATCCAATCCCGGTGCTGGCAGCCCCTTCGGCCATCAGGGCGCAGCCCCGAGCATCCCGCAGACCGAGGACGAGGCCAAGGCCCTCATCCGCAGCGTCTTTGGCCAGGCCACCATCTTCAAGCCGGTGGAGTAG